A part of Ponticoccus alexandrii genomic DNA contains:
- a CDS encoding ABC transporter ATP-binding protein: MSLRATTTELTAEPAREMAAPPVLDVQGLAVTYGTLEVCSDVSFSVGRGRSLALIGESGSGKSVTVLAIAGLLGGGGAIARGSVTLEGAEISRLSPKERRRARLMGRRIGMIFQNPSRALDPVYTIGQQLNEALALTGITAKADCRRKGTEWLRHVGLPDPEEALDRYPHQLSGGQRQRAMIAIALASEPEILIADEPTTALDVTIQAQVLNLIRRLQRELNLALVLVTHDFGVVAAMADDVAVMYAGQVVEVGAVADIIRRPVHPYTRALLSSLPTGKPGGRIEALAGSVPTAVDMPSGCRFHPRCGIAEGKCSVTAPRLEPSTYGRLLRCLNAEELRAHAI, encoded by the coding sequence ATGAGCCTCCGCGCCACCACCACGGAGCTGACCGCCGAGCCCGCAAGAGAGATGGCCGCGCCGCCGGTTCTCGATGTGCAGGGACTGGCCGTCACCTATGGCACACTTGAGGTTTGTTCCGATGTGTCGTTTTCGGTCGGCCGCGGCAGGTCGCTGGCCCTGATCGGAGAGTCCGGGTCCGGCAAATCGGTGACGGTTCTGGCGATTGCCGGGCTGCTGGGCGGTGGTGGCGCGATTGCGCGCGGAAGCGTGACATTGGAGGGCGCGGAGATTTCGCGCCTCTCCCCAAAGGAACGCCGGCGTGCGCGTCTTATGGGGCGCCGGATCGGCATGATCTTCCAGAACCCCTCGCGGGCGCTTGATCCGGTCTACACCATCGGGCAGCAGCTCAACGAGGCGCTTGCCCTGACGGGTATCACCGCGAAGGCGGACTGCCGCAGGAAGGGGACGGAATGGCTGCGGCATGTGGGTCTGCCGGATCCCGAGGAAGCGCTTGACCGGTATCCCCACCAGTTGTCGGGCGGCCAGCGGCAAAGGGCCATGATCGCCATCGCGCTTGCCTCGGAACCCGAAATCCTCATCGCGGACGAACCCACCACGGCGCTCGACGTGACGATCCAGGCGCAGGTGCTGAACCTGATCCGGCGGTTGCAGCGCGAGCTTAACCTCGCCCTCGTTCTCGTGACCCACGACTTCGGTGTCGTTGCTGCCATGGCCGACGATGTGGCTGTCATGTACGCGGGTCAGGTGGTCGAAGTCGGAGCGGTGGCGGATATCATCCGCCGCCCCGTCCATCCCTACACGCGGGCGCTTCTGTCCAGCCTGCCCACCGGAAAGCCGGGGGGACGCATCGAGGCGCTGGCCGGTTCGGTGCCCACGGCGGTCGACATGCCCTCGGGCTGTCGGTTCCACCCACGCTGCGGCATTGCCGAAGGCAAGTGCAGCGTCACGGCGCCCCGGCTCGAACCGTCGACCTACGGACGGCTGCTGCGGTGCCTCAATGCAGAGGAGCTTCGGGCCCATGCGATCTGA
- a CDS encoding ABC transporter substrate-binding protein, with amino-acid sequence MTDRVFYAHRGFRHLMGAAVASLALALPGALAAQDSPQSGGMVRINVHAEVPNFDPLASTEFGKHSRLGLALSKLIDWTTGPDIGYGQFVPEPSLAKSWEISEDGLTYTLHLREDVVWQDVAPVSGRPFTAEDVVATFEAMRNGGVQEGLLADVAEITAPDDHTVVLRLNQRNVVLLQNLAHQNMWILPKEAFDGTYDRNTTVIGTGPWIMTTNEPGVATRYERNPTYFGKAEDGTQLPYLDSVEILPITDLNARIMAFRSGQVDIWFGPLNMTQMAAIQKQLPDLNDIRTVSNTQTELYLNPAFEPFSDLRVRQAINMAIDRQALGEVIRGGGELGGVVGPALSAQTLPTDERIALYGTPDAEGARALLAEAGYPDGFSFELTALNYGEEFMREAEWIQQDLAEIGVTAELRMIDKLAGMTLGQEGGFEALFLVMSPFAEADEYLSTHYLPGANRNYSKVDDPELTAMIEEQRTIADPEARQQKLWEIQRYIAENVQTTLPIWASELLHPSHARVHDWRPMMPQGFPSLTEVWVSE; translated from the coding sequence ATGACAGACAGAGTGTTTTACGCGCACCGCGGCTTTCGTCACCTCATGGGCGCGGCGGTGGCCAGCCTTGCGCTGGCGCTGCCGGGGGCGCTGGCCGCGCAGGACTCGCCGCAATCCGGCGGGATGGTGCGGATCAACGTGCATGCCGAGGTTCCCAATTTCGACCCCTTGGCCAGCACCGAGTTCGGCAAGCATTCGCGCCTTGGTCTCGCCCTCAGCAAGCTGATCGACTGGACCACCGGCCCGGACATCGGCTACGGCCAGTTCGTCCCCGAACCGTCCCTCGCCAAGAGCTGGGAGATTTCGGAGGACGGGCTCACCTACACGCTGCACCTGCGCGAGGATGTCGTCTGGCAGGATGTGGCGCCGGTGTCGGGGCGCCCCTTCACCGCGGAAGACGTGGTCGCGACCTTCGAGGCGATGCGGAACGGCGGCGTTCAGGAAGGCCTGCTGGCCGATGTCGCAGAGATCACGGCGCCGGACGACCACACCGTCGTTCTCCGCCTGAACCAGCGCAATGTCGTGCTTCTGCAGAACCTGGCCCACCAGAACATGTGGATCCTGCCGAAAGAGGCCTTCGACGGCACCTATGACCGCAACACCACGGTGATCGGAACAGGCCCGTGGATCATGACCACGAACGAGCCCGGGGTCGCCACCCGCTACGAGCGCAATCCCACCTATTTCGGCAAGGCCGAGGATGGCACGCAGCTGCCCTACCTCGATAGCGTCGAGATCCTGCCGATCACCGATCTGAACGCCCGCATCATGGCCTTCCGGTCCGGTCAGGTCGATATCTGGTTCGGCCCGCTGAACATGACCCAAATGGCGGCAATCCAGAAACAGCTGCCCGATCTGAACGACATCCGGACCGTCTCTAACACGCAGACGGAACTCTATCTGAACCCGGCGTTCGAGCCCTTCTCGGACCTGCGCGTGCGTCAGGCCATCAACATGGCGATCGACCGGCAGGCCTTGGGCGAGGTGATCCGCGGCGGCGGCGAACTGGGGGGCGTGGTTGGCCCGGCGCTGTCGGCGCAGACCCTGCCGACGGACGAGCGGATCGCGCTTTACGGCACACCCGACGCAGAGGGGGCCCGCGCCCTGCTGGCCGAGGCCGGTTATCCCGACGGCTTCAGCTTTGAACTGACGGCGCTCAACTACGGCGAGGAGTTCATGCGGGAAGCCGAATGGATCCAGCAGGATCTGGCCGAGATCGGCGTCACCGCCGAGCTTCGGATGATCGACAAGCTCGCGGGCATGACCCTTGGGCAGGAAGGCGGCTTCGAGGCGCTGTTCCTTGTCATGAGCCCCTTTGCCGAGGCCGACGAGTACCTCTCGACCCATTACCTGCCCGGGGCCAACCGCAACTACAGCAAGGTGGACGACCCCGAGCTGACGGCGATGATCGAGGAGCAGCGCACCATCGCCGATCCGGAGGCGCGACAGCAGAAGCTCTGGGAGATCCAGCGCTACATCGCGGAGAACGTGCAGACGACCCTGCCGATCTGGGCATCGGAGCTGCTGCATCCCTCTCATGCGCGCGTCCACGACTGGCGCCCGATGATGCCGCAGGGCTTCCCGAGCCTGACAGAAGTCTGGGTCTCGGAATGA
- a CDS encoding amidohydrolase: MQGDPTQSLDAEIGRLLPRFAELARAIWATPELCYAEHRSAAAQMAALEEAGFAVTPAIAGLPTAFTGEHGTGGPVIGFLGEFDALPGLSQRAGIARPEPEEPGGNGHGCGHNLLGAASMLAAVALSHVLDRSGLAARLRYYGCPAEEGGWGKVRMVAAGAFADADCAIGWHPGSFNGVRARSTLAIANRSYRFTGRSAHAAMAPHLGRSGLDAVELMNVGANYLREHMPLEARLHYAITDAGGAAPGVVPAKAEVLYFIRAPELDDLSDLVRRVDDVARGAALMTGTELRIEGQGGAANVLPNAVLCRTMHRQMRDLGPLRFAPEEKAFAAEIRASLGDLSVVDRRFKAEADLFGGEGWDAIPLHEGVRDFDGRMAVGAGSTDVGDVSWQVPVVECATATWAVGTPSHSWQAVAQGCSDHAIRAMGRAASVMARTALALIRNPELLPAAKTELTERRAGRAYIADMPDRLTRD, encoded by the coding sequence ATGCAGGGCGACCCGACCCAAAGCCTCGACGCTGAAATCGGCCGTTTGCTGCCGCGCTTTGCAGAACTGGCCCGGGCGATCTGGGCCACGCCCGAATTGTGCTACGCGGAACATCGCTCCGCAGCCGCGCAGATGGCGGCGCTGGAAGAGGCAGGCTTCGCGGTCACGCCCGCCATCGCCGGTCTGCCGACCGCCTTCACCGGAGAGCATGGCACCGGCGGCCCTGTGATCGGGTTTTTGGGAGAGTTCGACGCCCTGCCGGGTCTCAGCCAGCGGGCAGGGATCGCCCGTCCCGAGCCGGAGGAACCGGGTGGCAATGGTCATGGCTGCGGGCACAACCTCTTGGGGGCGGCCTCGATGCTGGCGGCGGTCGCCCTGTCGCACGTGCTTGACCGCAGCGGTCTTGCGGCGCGGCTGCGGTACTACGGCTGCCCCGCGGAAGAGGGCGGCTGGGGCAAGGTGCGCATGGTCGCCGCCGGCGCCTTCGCGGATGCCGATTGCGCGATCGGCTGGCATCCGGGATCTTTCAACGGCGTCCGCGCCCGATCCACGCTGGCCATCGCCAATCGCAGCTACCGGTTCACCGGGCGTTCCGCCCATGCCGCGATGGCGCCGCACCTCGGGCGCAGCGGGCTGGATGCCGTCGAACTGATGAACGTGGGCGCGAACTACCTGCGCGAGCACATGCCGCTCGAGGCCCGGCTGCATTACGCGATCACGGATGCGGGCGGAGCCGCCCCGGGTGTCGTTCCCGCCAAGGCGGAGGTCCTGTATTTCATCCGGGCGCCCGAACTCGACGACCTGTCCGACCTGGTGCGCCGGGTCGATGACGTAGCCCGCGGCGCGGCCCTCATGACAGGAACGGAACTGCGGATCGAGGGGCAGGGCGGCGCGGCGAACGTCCTTCCGAATGCGGTGCTGTGCCGGACGATGCATCGGCAGATGCGCGATCTGGGACCGCTTCGCTTTGCGCCGGAGGAAAAGGCATTCGCGGCGGAGATTCGCGCCAGCCTCGGCGATCTCTCAGTCGTGGATCGGCGGTTCAAAGCGGAAGCGGATCTGTTCGGAGGGGAGGGGTGGGACGCGATTCCGCTCCATGAGGGGGTGCGCGACTTCGATGGCCGGATGGCTGTCGGCGCGGGCTCGACCGACGTCGGCGATGTAAGCTGGCAGGTGCCGGTGGTGGAGTGCGCGACGGCGACATGGGCCGTGGGCACGCCCAGCCACTCGTGGCAGGCGGTGGCGCAGGGATGCAGCGATCACGCCATCCGCGCCATGGGGCGGGCCGCTTCGGTCATGGCGCGCACCGCCCTCGCGCTTATCCGGAATCCGGAGCTTCTGCCGGCGGCCAAGACAGAATTGACAGAGCGTCGCGCGGGCCGCGCCTACATCGCCGATATGCCGGACCGCCTGACACGCGATTGA
- a CDS encoding ABC transporter ATP-binding protein: MRSDPMPAGAVPADTLLTVKDVSVRYPIRRGFFQRVVGHVGAVDGVSFDLKRGETFALVGESGCGKSTLGRAILRIEDLAAGSITSAKETRSFRERARQAQVVFQDPLGSLDPRWTVGSLVAEGIDVHRLARGPERDAMVRTLLSQVELPASAVHKFPHELSGGQQQRVAIARALAMRPELIVLDEATSALDVSVQAQILNLLKDLQVEYGLTYLFVSHDLTVVGQFADRVAVMYLGRIMEMGRASDVLTAPQHPYTRALLASSLKVDAEARIETIPLLTGDVPSLRNPPSGCRFRGRCPVVQPGCASLDFRMTTSGGRQIAACLAHGNS; encoded by the coding sequence ATGCGATCTGACCCCATGCCAGCGGGCGCAGTGCCGGCGGATACCCTTCTGACGGTCAAGGATGTGTCGGTCCGCTATCCGATAAGGCGCGGCTTCTTCCAGCGTGTCGTCGGTCATGTCGGCGCCGTGGACGGTGTCAGCTTCGACCTGAAACGCGGCGAGACCTTTGCCCTGGTCGGGGAATCCGGCTGCGGCAAGTCCACCCTCGGGCGCGCCATCCTGCGGATCGAGGATCTGGCCGCGGGCAGCATCACCTCCGCCAAGGAGACCCGCAGCTTTCGCGAGAGGGCGCGGCAGGCGCAGGTCGTCTTTCAGGATCCGCTGGGATCGCTCGATCCGCGCTGGACGGTGGGAAGCCTCGTCGCCGAAGGGATCGACGTCCACAGACTGGCGCGCGGGCCCGAACGCGACGCGATGGTGCGCACCCTGCTGTCGCAGGTCGAGTTGCCGGCCAGTGCCGTCCACAAGTTCCCGCACGAGCTGTCCGGCGGCCAGCAGCAGCGTGTCGCCATCGCCCGCGCGCTGGCCATGCGGCCCGAATTGATCGTGCTGGACGAGGCGACCTCGGCGCTGGATGTCTCGGTGCAGGCACAGATCCTGAACCTGCTCAAGGACCTGCAGGTCGAATATGGGCTGACCTACCTCTTCGTCAGCCACGACCTCACCGTGGTGGGGCAATTCGCGGACCGCGTGGCGGTGATGTATCTGGGACGGATCATGGAAATGGGCCGCGCGAGCGATGTCCTGACCGCGCCGCAACACCCCTATACGCGCGCCCTGCTGGCCTCCTCGCTCAAGGTCGATGCCGAGGCCCGGATCGAGACCATCCCCTTGTTGACGGGCGATGTGCCGAGCCTGCGCAATCCGCCCTCGGGCTGCCGCTTCCGCGGTCGCTGTCCCGTCGTCCAGCCCGGCTGCGCGAGTCTCGACTTTCGCATGACGACCAGCGGCGGGCGCCAGATCGCCGCCTGTCTTGCACATGGCAATTCCTGA
- a CDS encoding alpha/beta fold hydrolase, producing MTSSPIAPNWTSQIVDLDGVNIRYLDNGGTGPVLLCLHGTSMTAHAWGHLGASLRDVARVIAVDMRGHGASDRPATDYTIAEMAGDIARLAERLDLTGITLVGSSVGNQVAVSFAAAHPDRIAGLILSDPSFFVSDTEIVKYLRSHHSRLRTYPTREAAEAYATGLPQRAGLSAAMHRMAMEGDFRKEPDGRWSWAYDLAAITKVFLNLSTDQSADIAAIKAPVLILNADRSNVLSAAQADGLCAAFADARLETIKNSNHTIWGDQPEVLAERARGFLASLSEPA from the coding sequence ATGACCTCTTCGCCTATCGCCCCGAATTGGACCTCGCAGATCGTGGATCTGGACGGTGTGAACATCCGCTATCTCGACAATGGCGGGACGGGTCCCGTCCTGCTGTGCCTGCACGGCACGTCGATGACCGCCCATGCCTGGGGTCATCTTGGCGCCAGCCTGCGCGATGTCGCCCGGGTCATCGCTGTGGACATGCGCGGGCACGGGGCCTCGGACCGGCCTGCAACGGATTACACCATCGCGGAGATGGCCGGCGACATCGCCCGGCTGGCCGAGAGGCTGGATCTGACCGGCATCACGCTGGTCGGCAGTTCCGTTGGCAATCAGGTGGCGGTGTCCTTCGCCGCCGCCCATCCCGACAGGATCGCGGGGCTGATCCTCTCGGATCCCAGCTTCTTCGTCTCGGATACGGAGATCGTGAAATACCTGCGCTCTCATCACAGTCGCCTGCGCACATACCCCACGCGGGAGGCTGCCGAGGCCTATGCCACCGGGCTTCCGCAACGGGCGGGGCTGAGCGCGGCGATGCACCGGATGGCGATGGAGGGCGACTTCCGCAAGGAGCCGGACGGCCGGTGGAGCTGGGCCTACGACCTCGCCGCGATCACCAAGGTGTTCCTCAACCTCTCCACGGACCAGTCAGCCGATATCGCGGCGATCAAGGCCCCCGTGCTGATCCTGAACGCCGACCGCTCGAATGTGTTGAGCGCCGCGCAGGCGGACGGCCTCTGCGCAGCCTTCGCCGACGCGCGGCTTGAGACGATCAAGAACAGCAACCACACGATATGGGGCGATCAGCCAGAGGTGCTGGCGGAACGGGCGCGCGGCTTCCTCGCCAGCCTTTCCGAGCCTGCCTGA
- a CDS encoding acyl-CoA synthetase, which translates to MDRYRSLREGYRLDTPATFNFGTDVVDAWAADAVRNAAAPALIGCDAQGGVHSYSFAEISAMTDRLAAALQRRGVGQGDRVMVMLPRIPAWQIAMVATLKLGAVAIPCVTMLTHKDIAYRLENSGAIAVITTLEETDKFAGADAGTLCIAVDAQVPPGSGLAAVAPPEGWEPFETLLQEDAGGFEAATVAAEDPALIFYTSGSTGLPKGVTHSARALHAWKGSAEHWLDLGSNDVMFCTADTGWSKAGTSILFGPWSRGSAVLFYNGPFDPAYRLELIRRHGVTVYCAAATELRRLVALDFDRSDLPSLRLTVSAGESLNPPVQAAWERMTGRPVLEAYGLTETLMLVANYRDTAVRGGSMGRPLPGVEIALLAPDGTEVPTGEIGQIALCLPSPHLMLGYWRDPERTTAARLTCGGAEFFVTGDTACADADGYLYYKGRSDDVINSSGYRVGPQEVENALIAHPKVREAAVVPSPDSERGEVVKAFVVLHDPTHAGDDLVRELQTYVKAATAPYKYPRRIAFVEDLPKNPVGKIQRRLLREQEFRAARDAATTA; encoded by the coding sequence ATGGACCGATATCGCAGCCTTCGTGAGGGCTACCGGCTGGACACACCGGCCACCTTCAATTTCGGAACGGACGTGGTCGACGCATGGGCTGCGGATGCCGTGCGGAACGCGGCTGCCCCGGCCCTGATCGGCTGTGACGCGCAGGGCGGGGTGCACAGCTACAGTTTTGCCGAGATCTCGGCGATGACCGACAGGCTGGCCGCGGCCTTGCAAAGGCGGGGCGTCGGGCAGGGGGACAGGGTCATGGTCATGCTTCCCCGCATTCCCGCATGGCAGATTGCCATGGTCGCGACGCTGAAACTGGGGGCCGTGGCGATCCCCTGCGTGACCATGCTGACGCACAAGGATATCGCCTACCGGCTGGAGAACTCCGGCGCGATTGCCGTGATCACCACCCTCGAAGAGACCGACAAATTCGCCGGGGCCGACGCGGGGACCCTCTGCATAGCCGTCGACGCGCAGGTGCCGCCGGGCAGCGGTCTTGCAGCCGTCGCCCCGCCCGAGGGCTGGGAGCCGTTCGAGACGCTTCTGCAAGAGGACGCGGGCGGCTTTGAGGCGGCGACGGTCGCCGCCGAAGATCCGGCGCTGATCTTCTACACCTCCGGCTCCACCGGACTGCCCAAGGGCGTGACGCATTCCGCCCGCGCCCTGCATGCGTGGAAGGGATCTGCCGAGCACTGGCTGGATCTCGGCTCAAACGATGTCATGTTCTGCACCGCAGACACGGGGTGGTCCAAGGCCGGAACCTCGATCCTCTTCGGACCATGGAGCCGCGGCTCCGCCGTGTTGTTCTACAACGGCCCGTTCGATCCCGCCTACCGGCTCGAGTTGATCCGCAGGCATGGTGTCACCGTCTACTGCGCTGCCGCGACGGAGCTGCGCCGCCTCGTCGCGCTCGATTTCGACAGATCCGATCTGCCGTCCCTGCGCCTGACGGTCTCGGCGGGCGAAAGCCTGAATCCGCCGGTTCAGGCCGCCTGGGAGCGGATGACCGGGCGCCCGGTTCTCGAGGCCTACGGACTGACGGAAACCCTCATGCTGGTCGCCAACTATCGCGACACTGCGGTGCGCGGCGGCTCCATGGGCCGTCCGTTGCCGGGTGTGGAGATTGCGCTTCTGGCGCCGGACGGCACCGAGGTCCCGACCGGCGAGATCGGCCAGATCGCCCTGTGCCTTCCCAGCCCGCATCTGATGCTGGGCTACTGGAGGGACCCGGAGCGCACCACAGCGGCCCGGCTGACCTGTGGCGGGGCAGAGTTCTTCGTCACCGGCGATACCGCCTGCGCCGATGCCGACGGGTATTTGTACTACAAGGGCCGGTCCGACGACGTGATCAATTCTTCCGGGTACAGGGTCGGACCGCAGGAGGTCGAGAACGCGCTGATCGCGCACCCCAAGGTCCGCGAGGCCGCCGTCGTTCCCAGCCCCGACAGCGAGAGGGGCGAAGTGGTGAAGGCCTTCGTCGTCCTGCACGATCCGACCCATGCTGGCGACGATCTGGTCCGCGAGTTGCAGACCTACGTCAAGGCCGCGACGGCCCCCTACAAGTACCCCCGGCGCATCGCGTTCGTCGAGGATCTGCCCAAGAACCCGGTCGGCAAGATCCAGCGCCGGCTGCTGCGCGAGCAGGAATTCCGCGCGGCCCGCGACGCCGCGACGACAGCATGA
- a CDS encoding CocE/NonD family hydrolase → MAEPVSEPLYDVVISRSVKLTARDGVRLSVDIYRPARDGEPLPGPFPAVVTRSPYDTRSGKGPSGQARNGEFFAKRGYLYVVQDARGRYESEGDFVLLDQDGEDGYDVIEWLAERPYCNGMIGTQGSSLRAWNQNATALLRPPHLRAMWVNQGGSNGLTSAIRHNGAFEMRWFGWAVTNGIHAQEAHADPKVQSAMIHNAEHMYDWLCRLPWSEGNSPLSPLPAWETWALDLYRNADDGPFWQNPSRNFEPYRDRSADVPTVYAGSWYDSYARASVENFLAMDQRLDHQYLLMGAGVHGGPNFDRRLTGQVDMGSGAPIKGNLAPDREIMMLRFFDRFLKGDETAWVDQPKVRYFRMGGGEGGAVRNAAGQLLHGGRWVADSQWPPAGVRAQDWFLQPDAGLAPVAPPASGPSTLTYDPAHPMPTISGNVSSMTQNLPPFPRMMRTGDPISLRQSLVLQGASDQVTHEGMFAEPPYGDLADRPDTLVFVTAPFEAETEVTGTPEVEIYLSSDAPDTDVYVMLQDIYPQSEDWPDGYRLNLCDSLFRVRYREGFDRPAMMTPGEVVRVRFPLYPVSNAFLPGHRLRVLISASSFPRFDPNPNTGEPIGRHTRTQVAVNAIHHDPDHPSRLILPVKA, encoded by the coding sequence ATGGCCGAACCCGTTTCCGAACCCCTTTACGATGTCGTGATCTCGCGATCGGTGAAGCTGACCGCGCGCGACGGCGTGCGGCTCTCGGTGGACATCTATCGCCCGGCCCGCGACGGCGAGCCGCTGCCCGGTCCTTTCCCGGCGGTGGTCACGCGGTCCCCCTATGACACGCGGTCCGGCAAGGGCCCATCGGGACAGGCGCGCAACGGCGAGTTCTTCGCCAAGCGCGGGTATCTTTACGTGGTGCAGGATGCCCGTGGCCGCTACGAGTCCGAGGGCGATTTCGTCCTGCTCGATCAGGATGGCGAGGACGGCTACGACGTGATCGAGTGGCTGGCGGAACGGCCCTATTGCAACGGCATGATCGGGACGCAGGGGTCCTCGCTCCGGGCATGGAACCAGAACGCCACGGCCCTGCTGCGCCCGCCGCATCTGAGGGCGATGTGGGTCAATCAGGGCGGCTCGAACGGGCTGACCTCGGCCATCCGCCACAACGGTGCCTTCGAGATGCGCTGGTTCGGCTGGGCCGTCACCAACGGGATCCACGCGCAGGAAGCCCATGCGGACCCGAAGGTCCAGTCGGCGATGATCCACAACGCCGAGCACATGTACGACTGGCTCTGCCGCCTGCCGTGGAGCGAGGGCAACTCGCCGCTCAGCCCGCTTCCGGCATGGGAGACTTGGGCGCTGGACCTCTATCGCAACGCCGATGACGGTCCGTTCTGGCAGAACCCCAGCCGCAATTTCGAACCCTACCGGGACCGGTCTGCCGATGTGCCCACGGTCTATGCCGGGTCGTGGTATGACAGCTACGCCCGGGCCTCGGTGGAGAACTTCCTCGCGATGGATCAGAGGCTCGACCACCAGTACCTGCTGATGGGGGCGGGCGTGCACGGCGGTCCCAACTTTGACCGGCGCCTGACCGGGCAGGTCGACATGGGATCGGGCGCGCCGATCAAGGGCAACCTCGCCCCGGACCGCGAGATCATGATGCTGCGGTTCTTCGACCGGTTCCTGAAAGGGGACGAGACCGCATGGGTGGACCAGCCGAAAGTGCGATATTTCCGCATGGGTGGCGGTGAGGGCGGCGCGGTGCGCAATGCGGCGGGCCAGTTGCTGCACGGCGGGCGCTGGGTGGCGGACAGCCAGTGGCCACCGGCGGGGGTGCGGGCGCAGGACTGGTTCCTGCAGCCGGACGCCGGTCTCGCACCGGTCGCGCCCCCGGCCTCTGGCCCCAGCACGCTGACCTACGATCCCGCCCATCCCATGCCCACCATCTCGGGCAATGTCTCGTCGATGACGCAGAACCTGCCACCTTTCCCGCGGATGATGCGCACCGGCGACCCCATCTCCCTGCGGCAGAGCCTCGTCCTTCAGGGCGCCTCTGACCAGGTGACCCACGAAGGCATGTTCGCCGAGCCGCCCTACGGCGATCTGGCCGACCGGCCCGACACGCTTGTCTTCGTCACGGCGCCGTTCGAGGCAGAGACAGAGGTCACGGGGACCCCGGAGGTGGAGATCTACCTCTCGTCGGACGCGCCCGACACGGATGTCTACGTGATGCTGCAGGACATCTATCCGCAGTCCGAAGACTGGCCCGACGGCTATCGCCTGAACCTTTGCGACAGCCTGTTCCGTGTGCGGTACCGCGAGGGCTTCGACCGTCCCGCCATGATGACGCCGGGCGAGGTCGTGCGCGTCCGCTTTCCGCTCTACCCGGTCTCGAACGCCTTCTTGCCGGGTCACAGGCTACGGGTGCTTATCTCTGCCTCGTCTTTCCCGCGCTTCGATCCCAACCCCAACACCGGCGAGCCCATCGGACGCCACACCCGGACACAGGTTGCCGTCAATGCGATCCATCACGACCCGGATCACCCCTCGCGGCTGATCCTGCCGGTCAAAGCCTGA